The following coding sequences lie in one Alicyclobacillus curvatus genomic window:
- a CDS encoding PAS domain S-box protein, translated as MTNSLLVRLALLVIPLSVFEIVFSRIRSYAFGRGLAELRDVLAQAVGVLIIALVVEAAFQSATRRRLGRLNQQLGQAQEIGKIGSWELDLETNQFVPSHQLKSLLAPVEVHAASLSDFIESCVHWDDRDAFRTWIANARQAKIASADYRIGTPNEDYRVLHLRGAAIRDTRGQVTRLIGTMQDVTDQRRMEQRLQETIQRIHSIIERNTMGICEFDLEGNFLDVNPAYEALTGYTRAELMGKPRIMLWRNEDYDLAARLLQQACEGKLVSSAQITLLHKSGAEIPVATTNVPILINGKPAGFYSMVRDLREELAAEELVRQSEKLAIAGQLAASVAHEIRNPLTAIKGFMQLMPVVDGQTMIRYKQIIDQELASVERISSELLMLAKPQADDWGLFKLEKILQDTVVLMEPQALMQSVVLSLNVSAGTYPIYCIEGQLKQVFINLVKNALEATPDGGSVCVHLDSSGENYIVCIDDTGRGIPADVLPRLGEPFYTTKHEGTGLGLMVCHRIIDRHGGLIQYRSSSDGTSVTITLSKSFDVSAGPRRVPLSVSFGGPSSDFGGPSGDDNEPFEPYSTPAL; from the coding sequence TTGACGAATTCACTACTCGTACGCTTAGCGCTTCTTGTCATACCGCTGTCGGTCTTTGAAATCGTCTTTTCAAGGATCCGGTCATACGCTTTTGGCAGAGGCCTTGCGGAGCTTCGCGACGTGTTGGCGCAGGCTGTGGGTGTGCTTATCATTGCGCTCGTCGTTGAAGCAGCGTTCCAAAGCGCAACCCGCCGTAGGTTGGGGAGGTTGAATCAGCAATTAGGTCAGGCACAAGAGATTGGCAAAATCGGATCGTGGGAATTGGATCTGGAGACAAACCAGTTTGTTCCTTCCCATCAGCTCAAGAGCTTACTGGCGCCAGTCGAAGTACATGCAGCAAGTCTAAGCGATTTTATCGAAAGCTGCGTGCATTGGGACGACCGCGACGCCTTTCGAACCTGGATTGCGAATGCCCGCCAGGCGAAAATCGCCAGCGCGGATTATCGTATCGGCACGCCCAATGAGGATTATCGTGTTCTCCACCTTCGCGGGGCGGCGATTCGCGACACGCGCGGTCAAGTCACGCGCTTGATTGGCACCATGCAAGACGTTACAGATCAACGCCGGATGGAGCAACGGCTGCAAGAAACCATTCAGCGCATTCACTCGATTATCGAACGAAACACGATGGGGATATGTGAATTTGACCTCGAGGGGAACTTCCTCGATGTAAATCCGGCGTATGAAGCGCTAACAGGGTACACGCGCGCCGAGTTGATGGGAAAACCAAGAATCATGCTTTGGCGTAACGAGGACTATGATTTGGCTGCAAGGCTGTTACAGCAGGCGTGTGAGGGGAAACTGGTATCTTCTGCACAGATAACACTGCTGCATAAGTCTGGTGCGGAAATTCCGGTTGCGACCACCAACGTACCGATTCTCATCAATGGTAAGCCTGCAGGTTTTTATTCGATGGTTCGAGACTTGCGGGAGGAATTGGCTGCTGAAGAACTGGTTCGTCAATCGGAAAAACTTGCAATCGCGGGGCAGCTTGCAGCGAGTGTTGCCCACGAAATAAGAAATCCGTTAACGGCAATCAAAGGGTTCATGCAACTGATGCCTGTGGTTGATGGCCAGACGATGATTCGTTACAAGCAAATTATTGACCAAGAGTTGGCCAGTGTGGAACGTATTTCGTCGGAACTCTTAATGCTCGCGAAGCCCCAGGCAGACGATTGGGGGCTCTTTAAACTCGAAAAAATTTTACAAGATACGGTAGTCCTGATGGAACCTCAGGCATTGATGCAGAGTGTGGTCCTGAGTCTGAACGTGAGCGCGGGTACGTATCCCATATACTGTATTGAAGGGCAGCTTAAACAGGTGTTCATTAATCTTGTCAAGAACGCGCTTGAGGCCACTCCTGACGGGGGCAGTGTGTGCGTTCATTTGGACAGCAGCGGAGAGAATTACATTGTTTGCATTGACGATACCGGTCGCGGTATCCCAGCAGACGTGCTTCCACGCCTTGGGGAGCCGTTTTACACGACCAAACACGAAGGAACGGGGCTTGGGTTGATGGTTTGCCACCGCATCATCGACAGGCACGGGGGTCTCATCCAATATCGCTCGTCAAGCGATGGTACGAGTGTGACCATTACCTTGTCGAAGTCCTTTGATGTCTCCGCTGGCCCACGCAGAGTGCCGTTGTCTGTGTCGTTCGGCGGGCCAAGCAGTGACTTCGGCGGGCCAAGCGGTGACGATAACGAGCCGTTTGAACCATACTCAACACCGGCCCTGTAG
- a CDS encoding S9 family peptidase, producing MAKRKLQAQDIFSIELVGDVALHPSKPKTAVVVERLVETENTYQSHIWMVSTDDGKKMLGTNSEKSETAPAWSPDGQWLAFLSNRGSEAMQLYVMPEAGGEAICVTNVKDGVESFEWSPDGRRIGFISKDASERDVEHESPREKFTKDVRHIHRSFYRLDGSGFFGSQRSHLFLVELANLMNGTYQVPVKGESLKSGFVCTQVTQGEFDIDSFGFSPDGKSAVVATNVNEDAETTFRQFLYLIELPTSERVLSASSTKEATQDITGLALEQGAETSSGAGQGAGQGAGQGAGQGAGQGAGQGAGLGPVAISDMHCLTPDFHTAAKPRFSSDGNFIAFKGEDHQHGPNTLTGLYLYDIQSGQVKWLTKDSDELFENRSIADTRTATRDALEWSADDKALYTLMSRRGTTQLVKVAVESGAVEYLTEGQQCVLAYSFSENDRELVYTAGTSTDPANVYGGLAPEQRKLTQWNEGFLADVDLSVPERFEFDSDGLTLDGWIMLPTSDVPTGGYPAVLEVHGGPAMMYSESFFFEFQLLAASGLAVVYTNPRGSVGYGQEFCSCIEMDWGNLDFRDVEKLMDTAVERFPLNPQQLGIAGGSYGGFMSAWAIGHTKRYKAAVVMRAVINWYSMMASDVGYAMPAEEFGGVAPWDDPERYMRFSPITSVGNVEASTLIVHSENDYRCPIDQGEQFYIALKLRGVPVEFLRFPEESHGLSRSGKPWHRVVRLEEISRFLRRELVK from the coding sequence GTGGCAAAACGAAAGCTGCAAGCGCAGGATATTTTCTCCATCGAACTTGTCGGAGACGTTGCACTGCATCCGAGTAAGCCAAAGACCGCTGTTGTCGTAGAGCGGTTGGTTGAAACGGAGAACACGTACCAATCCCATATTTGGATGGTTTCTACGGACGACGGCAAGAAGATGTTGGGTACAAATAGTGAGAAGTCGGAGACTGCGCCCGCATGGTCACCGGACGGCCAGTGGCTGGCGTTCTTATCCAACCGCGGCAGTGAGGCGATGCAATTGTACGTCATGCCGGAGGCAGGCGGTGAAGCCATCTGTGTGACGAACGTGAAAGACGGTGTGGAATCGTTTGAGTGGAGTCCAGACGGAAGGAGAATTGGATTCATTTCGAAGGACGCGAGCGAGCGGGATGTAGAACACGAGAGCCCTCGTGAAAAGTTTACAAAGGACGTCCGTCACATTCACCGCAGTTTCTACCGTCTCGACGGGTCCGGATTTTTCGGCAGCCAGCGAAGCCATCTATTTCTTGTGGAGCTCGCCAACCTGATGAATGGTACGTATCAAGTTCCGGTTAAAGGCGAGTCGTTGAAAAGTGGGTTTGTCTGTACGCAAGTCACGCAAGGTGAATTTGACATCGATTCATTTGGCTTCTCTCCCGATGGAAAGAGTGCGGTCGTCGCGACCAATGTCAACGAAGATGCAGAAACGACATTCAGGCAATTCCTCTATCTCATCGAATTGCCGACGAGCGAGCGTGTCTTGTCTGCTTCATCGACAAAAGAAGCGACACAAGACATAACGGGGCTTGCCTTAGAACAGGGGGCGGAAACGAGCTCAGGTGCAGGCCAAGGTGCAGGTCAAGGTGCAGGTCAAGGTGCAGGTCAAGGTGCAGGTCAAGGTGCAGGTCAAGGTGCAGGCCTGGGTCCGGTTGCCATCTCGGACATGCATTGTCTGACTCCAGATTTTCACACTGCCGCCAAGCCGAGGTTTTCGAGCGATGGGAATTTCATTGCTTTCAAGGGGGAGGACCATCAGCACGGACCGAACACGTTAACCGGTCTTTATCTGTATGACATTCAATCGGGGCAGGTAAAGTGGCTGACCAAAGACAGTGACGAACTCTTTGAGAACCGATCGATTGCGGATACACGCACTGCAACACGCGACGCACTGGAGTGGTCGGCAGATGACAAGGCATTGTACACGCTGATGTCGCGGCGCGGTACGACGCAGTTGGTGAAGGTCGCGGTAGAGTCGGGTGCGGTCGAATATCTCACAGAGGGACAGCAATGTGTCCTGGCCTATTCGTTTTCCGAAAATGACCGGGAACTGGTTTATACCGCGGGTACTTCAACAGACCCTGCCAACGTCTACGGCGGATTGGCTCCGGAACAACGGAAACTCACACAGTGGAACGAAGGATTTCTGGCAGACGTTGATTTATCGGTGCCAGAACGGTTCGAATTCGACAGTGATGGCCTGACGCTCGACGGGTGGATAATGCTGCCGACTTCGGATGTCCCGACGGGTGGCTATCCCGCCGTACTAGAGGTCCATGGCGGTCCAGCGATGATGTACTCTGAGTCGTTTTTCTTTGAGTTTCAGTTACTTGCGGCAAGCGGCCTTGCGGTCGTCTATACAAATCCGAGAGGCAGTGTCGGGTACGGTCAGGAGTTCTGCTCCTGTATTGAAATGGACTGGGGAAACCTGGACTTCAGGGATGTTGAGAAATTGATGGATACGGCCGTTGAGCGCTTCCCGCTGAATCCTCAGCAGCTTGGCATCGCAGGGGGCAGCTACGGTGGATTCATGTCAGCCTGGGCCATCGGGCACACGAAACGATACAAAGCGGCCGTCGTCATGCGTGCCGTCATCAATTGGTACTCGATGATGGCGAGTGATGTCGGTTATGCCATGCCTGCGGAAGAGTTTGGCGGGGTTGCCCCGTGGGATGACCCCGAACGATATATGCGGTTTTCACCCATCACGTCAGTGGGTAACGTCGAGGCCAGCACACTGATTGTTCACTCGGAGAATGACTATCGCTGCCCTATCGATCAGGGCGAGCAATTTTACATTGCTCTGAAGCTTCGTGGCGTCCCCGTCGAATTTCTGCGCTTTCCGGAAGAGAGCCATGGGTTGTCGCGCAGCGGCAAACCTTGGCATCGCGTTGTGCGCTTAGAGGAGATTTCTCGATTCTTGCGCCGCGAGTTGGTTAAGTAG
- a CDS encoding beta-glucosidase — MTTIPKSFLLGAATAAYQIEGAVTDDGRGVSIWDVFSHQNGRIQGGDTGDIACDHYHRYKEDIHIMKEIGLDAYRFSIAWPRLFPTKSGGLNETGLDFYRKLIDGLLEAGIKPAATLYHWDLPQALMDEGGWTNRETAKRFADYAHTVFTRLGDDISMYITLNEPWCSSVLGHLLGEHAPGLHDLEATIAASHHLLLGHGLALEAFRGENLKSARIGITNILTHNVPASDAEEDLQATDKADAVFNRWFLHPLFRGEYPELQQAFGIGSVVRPGDLELISQAVDFIGVNYYSTNIVSANPSDPLLGLTLEPPGTERTEMGWGIAPEGLHALLLRLHEDYTKVPIYITESGAAFRDQVVNGTVQDRQRIDYIRAHLEQVLRARAEGVDVQGYFVWSLLDNFEWAFGYSKRFGLVYVDYETQERIWKQSAKWYQEIIHSRKL; from the coding sequence ATGACCACCATTCCGAAATCGTTTTTACTGGGAGCCGCGACCGCTGCATACCAAATTGAAGGCGCTGTGACCGACGACGGACGCGGCGTATCCATCTGGGATGTCTTCAGTCACCAGAACGGGCGCATCCAGGGTGGTGACACAGGCGATATTGCTTGCGATCATTACCATCGTTACAAAGAAGACATTCACATCATGAAAGAAATCGGCCTCGATGCGTACCGGTTCTCTATTGCTTGGCCGCGCCTGTTTCCGACGAAATCCGGCGGACTCAACGAAACAGGCCTCGACTTTTACCGCAAACTCATCGATGGATTGCTCGAAGCAGGAATTAAACCAGCAGCAACCCTGTATCACTGGGACTTACCGCAAGCCTTGATGGATGAAGGCGGATGGACGAATCGTGAAACAGCAAAGCGGTTTGCAGACTACGCACATACAGTCTTCACTCGGCTCGGCGACGATATTTCCATGTACATTACGCTCAATGAACCTTGGTGCAGTTCCGTGCTTGGTCATCTGCTCGGTGAGCATGCCCCAGGTTTGCACGACCTCGAAGCGACGATTGCCGCGTCTCATCACCTCCTGCTCGGTCATGGACTTGCGCTCGAGGCGTTTCGCGGCGAAAACCTGAAAAGTGCTCGTATCGGCATCACAAACATTCTTACCCATAACGTACCTGCGTCCGATGCAGAAGAGGACTTGCAAGCCACAGATAAGGCGGATGCCGTGTTTAACCGATGGTTTCTCCATCCATTGTTTCGCGGCGAATACCCCGAACTTCAACAAGCCTTTGGCATCGGGTCCGTCGTTCGACCAGGAGACCTTGAGTTAATCAGTCAGGCTGTTGATTTCATCGGAGTCAACTACTACAGCACGAATATCGTGAGTGCGAATCCCTCCGATCCGCTGCTCGGACTCACCCTCGAGCCACCGGGCACAGAGCGAACCGAAATGGGCTGGGGTATCGCCCCTGAAGGACTTCACGCGCTACTGCTGCGACTGCACGAGGACTACACCAAAGTGCCTATCTACATTACGGAGAGTGGAGCCGCATTTAGAGACCAAGTGGTCAACGGTACCGTCCAAGACAGGCAGCGCATTGACTATATCCGCGCGCACCTGGAGCAGGTTTTACGGGCTCGAGCTGAAGGCGTAGATGTCCAGGGCTACTTTGTCTGGTCTCTCCTCGATAATTTTGAGTGGGCCTTTGGATACTCAAAGCGGTTTGGTTTGGTGTACGTTGATTATGAAACACAAGAGCGCATCTGGAAACAAAGCGCAAAATGGTATCAAGAAATCATCCACAGCCGCAAGCTGTGA
- a CDS encoding MFS transporter produces MAEGIVGERQRKASTGKIMSYTSGSVAANLVSLAFGTYVQFYYTDVLKGNTEWIGVAVTIQAIYATLLYPFLGYLSDRTNSRWGRRVPFIVYGAAPLGVAFMLVWLAPISPSHVLLFTAYFFVTSILYDTLFNLTMVNWSALFPEMFQSSHERAYASAWKQMFGIVGLVAGLALPRMIANAIGWPLMGVLFGILCIATLLTTIPSMELRRRRQQQLAQTALTDVNLTMPVGQALKYTLVNRSFMTFVGMRFFVQLGFTLLTADLSFYAKYNLGISGTQQSILLLGTLVVALPLVYVWGFIVPKLGAFVSEVLAIILFGLALIPFIFAKTYTAALIAGLLIGIGLSGVLMLTDVLISDVIDADHIATRHRREGMFYSIHGLIISLNTPVQALLTTLILVLTGYTHSGKEPASALFGFRFLITLLPMVCLIIGLLFFIFYPLKKRQVAENQKQLLTLEAVHE; encoded by the coding sequence GTGGCAGAGGGGATAGTGGGTGAACGTCAACGCAAGGCGAGCACAGGAAAGATTATGTCCTACACGAGCGGATCGGTTGCCGCAAATCTAGTGAGTCTGGCGTTCGGGACTTATGTGCAGTTCTACTACACGGATGTGCTCAAAGGCAACACAGAATGGATTGGTGTTGCCGTTACAATCCAGGCAATTTACGCTACTTTACTGTATCCGTTCCTAGGTTATCTGTCAGACCGAACCAACTCCCGCTGGGGCAGACGTGTACCGTTTATCGTCTATGGTGCTGCGCCGCTTGGTGTTGCCTTTATGCTGGTCTGGCTTGCACCGATTTCTCCATCACACGTCCTTCTGTTTACGGCGTACTTCTTTGTCACATCGATTCTGTACGATACGTTGTTCAATTTGACGATGGTCAACTGGTCTGCGCTCTTTCCGGAAATGTTTCAATCGTCGCACGAGCGTGCTTACGCATCCGCTTGGAAACAAATGTTTGGAATAGTCGGGTTGGTCGCAGGACTCGCTTTGCCACGGATGATTGCCAATGCGATTGGCTGGCCTCTAATGGGTGTTCTCTTTGGCATTCTGTGTATCGCTACCCTTCTTACTACGATTCCAAGTATGGAACTGAGAAGACGCAGGCAGCAACAACTCGCTCAGACGGCCTTGACGGATGTCAATCTGACCATGCCGGTGGGGCAGGCCCTGAAATACACCTTGGTCAACCGTTCTTTTATGACCTTTGTGGGCATGCGCTTTTTCGTGCAGTTAGGGTTTACACTTTTGACAGCCGACCTGTCATTTTACGCGAAGTACAATCTCGGAATCAGCGGAACACAACAGTCAATCCTGCTCCTCGGAACGCTTGTCGTCGCACTTCCACTCGTTTACGTATGGGGTTTCATTGTGCCAAAGTTGGGGGCCTTCGTTTCTGAAGTCCTCGCCATTATATTGTTTGGACTTGCGCTGATTCCTTTCATCTTTGCGAAGACGTACACAGCAGCGCTGATTGCTGGTTTGCTCATCGGAATCGGCTTATCAGGCGTCCTGATGTTGACTGACGTCTTGATTTCGGACGTCATCGACGCTGACCATATCGCCACTCGCCACCGACGCGAAGGTATGTTCTATAGCATTCACGGCCTGATTATCAGCTTGAACACTCCTGTACAGGCTCTCCTGACAACTTTGATTCTTGTGCTCACAGGGTATACGCACAGCGGCAAGGAGCCCGCATCAGCCTTGTTCGGATTTCGATTCCTCATCACGCTCTTACCCATGGTCTGCCTCATCATTGGTTTACTGTTTTTTATCTTCTACCCGCTGAAGAAGCGTCAGGTTGCTGAGAACCAGAAGCAACTTTTAACGCTTGAGGCAGTGCATGAGTAA
- a CDS encoding polyisoprenoid-binding protein produces MATVNWTLDKAHSDVGFSVRHMMISNVRGHFTDFDATVTSDDTDLSSAKISVSIDPKSIDTRNEDRDNHLRSADFFKIEEHPKITFESTRIVHKGGDDYAVEGNLSIIGTTKPITFDCEIQGPAKDPWGNEKIGVVATGKLNRADFGLSWNAALEAGGVLVGDTVKLDIEMQFAKG; encoded by the coding sequence ATGGCAACTGTTAACTGGACTCTCGACAAGGCTCACAGCGACGTTGGATTCAGCGTTCGTCACATGATGATATCGAACGTCCGCGGCCACTTCACCGATTTCGATGCAACTGTCACCTCGGACGACACCGACCTGTCCAGCGCGAAAATTTCTGTGTCCATCGACCCGAAAAGCATCGACACGCGCAACGAAGACCGCGACAATCACCTGCGTTCAGCCGACTTTTTCAAAATCGAAGAGCATCCAAAAATCACGTTTGAGAGCACCCGAATCGTTCATAAGGGCGGCGACGATTATGCCGTTGAAGGAAACCTCTCCATCATCGGCACCACCAAGCCCATTACCTTCGATTGCGAAATCCAGGGACCGGCAAAGGATCCATGGGGCAACGAGAAAATCGGCGTGGTTGCAACGGGTAAGCTCAATCGCGCAGACTTTGGTTTAAGCTGGAATGCAGCCCTTGAAGCCGGCGGTGTTTTGGTCGGCGACACCGTAAAACTCGACATCGAAATGCAGTTTGCCAAAGGCTGA
- a CDS encoding acetamidase/formamidase family protein, whose protein sequence is MAPDNAPALHVEDGDRIVVHTCDCFEDQIQTEDQDFGELDWERINPATGPIYVEGAEPGDLLVVDIDSIQLADHGVMTTGPNLGVLGDELTKNVIRMIPVQDGKVIFDDGVELPMQPMIGVIGTAPAKERIACGTPGPHGGNMDCKRIGVGAQLILPVNVPGALLALGDLHAVMGDGETAVCGVEIAAQVEISVRVLKGKAWPAPMLVNSDTVMTIASALTLDEAANNAARNMVHFLESECHMDKAQATFLLSIAGDIRICQVVDPLKTARYELPRSIAEHYGFAF, encoded by the coding sequence ATGGCACCCGACAACGCCCCTGCACTTCATGTAGAGGACGGGGACCGAATTGTGGTGCACACCTGTGATTGCTTTGAAGACCAAATACAAACGGAAGACCAAGACTTTGGCGAATTGGATTGGGAACGCATCAACCCTGCAACGGGCCCCATCTACGTGGAAGGCGCGGAACCTGGTGATCTTCTTGTGGTGGACATCGACAGTATCCAGTTAGCAGATCATGGTGTGATGACCACAGGCCCCAACCTTGGTGTGCTTGGGGACGAGTTGACGAAAAATGTCATCCGGATGATTCCGGTACAAGATGGTAAAGTGATATTCGACGACGGCGTCGAGTTGCCGATGCAGCCGATGATTGGCGTGATTGGGACGGCGCCTGCCAAGGAGCGCATTGCCTGCGGCACTCCCGGACCGCACGGCGGGAACATGGACTGTAAGCGGATAGGCGTCGGTGCGCAGTTGATTCTCCCTGTCAACGTACCTGGTGCTTTACTAGCGCTTGGTGATTTGCATGCGGTGATGGGGGACGGTGAAACGGCGGTTTGCGGTGTTGAAATTGCTGCACAAGTTGAGATTTCCGTGCGGGTGCTTAAGGGCAAGGCGTGGCCGGCACCGATGCTTGTTAACAGTGATACCGTGATGACAATTGCCTCCGCCCTGACACTTGATGAAGCGGCCAATAACGCGGCGAGGAATATGGTTCATTTTCTTGAGAGCGAATGTCACATGGACAAGGCACAGGCAACGTTCTTGCTCAGTATTGCGGGGGATATCCGTATTTGTCAGGTTGTGGATCCGCTGAAGACGGCCCGCTATGAGTTGCCGCGGTCCATTGCTGAGCATTATGGGTTTGCGTTTTAG
- a CDS encoding DUF393 domain-containing protein — translation MTPDDASHPVLLFDGICNLCNWSVQFTMKRDVRGHIHFASLQSKVGKHLLSMYESSRPLDARGWTLKSPATSKEGNGGEEGTDAADVSLAPAFASVTFIEDGRMYTESTAVLRILRHLKMPWPLLSAFQIIPVPLRDGMYRFIAKHRYRWFGIREVCMVPSSDTLLRFLDREENDDSEAKSMQ, via the coding sequence GTGACACCGGATGACGCGTCGCATCCTGTTTTACTCTTTGACGGCATCTGTAATCTGTGTAACTGGTCGGTCCAGTTTACAATGAAACGCGACGTTCGCGGACACATCCACTTTGCCTCGTTGCAGTCCAAAGTAGGGAAGCACTTGCTGTCCATGTACGAATCATCACGACCGCTTGATGCGCGGGGATGGACACTAAAGTCGCCCGCAACGAGTAAAGAAGGCAATGGAGGTGAAGAAGGGACGGATGCGGCGGATGTTTCCCTCGCTCCTGCCTTTGCTAGCGTCACTTTCATTGAAGATGGGCGCATGTACACGGAGTCCACGGCCGTTCTTCGGATACTTCGACATCTCAAGATGCCATGGCCGTTATTGTCTGCTTTTCAAATCATTCCAGTACCGCTGCGGGATGGAATGTACCGTTTCATTGCCAAACACCGGTATCGCTGGTTTGGAATCCGTGAGGTTTGTATGGTGCCTTCGTCGGACACGTTGTTGCGCTTTCTCGACAGGGAGGAAAATGACGATTCCGAAGCGAAATCGATGCAGTAG